The Listeria welshimeri serovar 6b str. SLCC5334 genome has a window encoding:
- a CDS encoding aspartate kinase yields the protein MGLVVLKFGGTSVSTVDKIGKTADQAIYEKKQGNRVIIVVSAMGKSTDKLVAMAEEISETPDKREMDMLLSTGEQITIALLAMTLKEKGHDAISLTGWQAGIETEAVHSNARIAEIDSSRIESALDLGQIVVVAGFQGFTSDGEITTLGRGGSDTTAVAIASALNAEKCAICTDVVGVFTTDPRYVKNAQKLEQITYDEMLELANLGAGVLHPRSVEYAKNFRIPLEVRASHEKEPGTMIKEDLTMENTKVVRGIAFEDQITRVTIHWKQKEAMRVSKVFTKLAENNIDVDIIIQGITGLGHGNLSFTIKTSALLATLAVLEESKELLQIEKLESEQELAKVSIVGSGMVSNPGVAAQMFEALTENNIPIKMISTSEIKVSTVVSARNMVEAAQALHDQFELDK from the coding sequence GTGGGACTAGTCGTATTAAAATTTGGAGGAACGTCTGTTAGCACCGTAGATAAAATTGGAAAAACAGCGGACCAAGCCATCTATGAAAAAAAACAAGGAAATAGAGTCATCATCGTCGTTTCTGCGATGGGAAAATCAACCGACAAATTAGTAGCAATGGCGGAAGAAATTAGTGAAACGCCAGATAAACGCGAAATGGATATGCTACTTTCTACTGGTGAACAAATTACGATTGCACTACTAGCAATGACGTTAAAAGAAAAAGGCCATGACGCTATTTCTTTAACAGGTTGGCAAGCTGGCATTGAAACAGAAGCAGTACATAGTAATGCAAGGATTGCTGAAATTGATAGTTCGCGTATAGAATCTGCGCTTGATTTAGGACAAATTGTTGTGGTTGCAGGATTTCAAGGTTTCACTTCGGATGGAGAAATTACTACTTTAGGCAGGGGTGGTTCTGATACAACTGCGGTTGCAATTGCATCAGCTTTAAATGCAGAAAAATGTGCTATTTGTACTGATGTTGTCGGAGTGTTCACAACAGATCCGCGCTATGTCAAAAATGCTCAAAAACTAGAACAAATAACCTATGATGAAATGTTAGAACTAGCTAACCTAGGAGCAGGAGTTTTGCATCCACGCTCTGTCGAATATGCGAAAAACTTCCGGATACCGCTTGAAGTAAGAGCGAGTCACGAAAAAGAACCTGGCACAATGATTAAGGAGGATTTAACAATGGAAAATACCAAAGTAGTCCGTGGAATCGCTTTTGAAGACCAAATCACCCGTGTAACTATTCACTGGAAACAAAAAGAAGCTATGCGAGTATCTAAAGTCTTCACAAAATTAGCCGAAAATAATATTGACGTGGATATTATTATTCAGGGGATTACAGGACTAGGTCATGGCAATCTATCCTTCACAATCAAAACAAGTGCACTTTTAGCCACACTAGCTGTTTTAGAAGAAAGTAAAGAACTACTTCAAATCGAAAAACTCGAATCTGAACAAGAATTAGCAAAAGTATCTATTGTTGGCTCTGGAATGGTAAGTAATCCAGGAGTAGCTGCACAAATGTTTGAAGCTTTAACAGAGAATAATATTCCAATTAAAATGATTAGCACATCAGAAATCAAAGTTTCCACTGTAGTTTCTGCCCGTAACATGGTAGAAGCAGCCCAAGCTTTACATGATCAATTTGAGTTAGATAAATAA
- the rph gene encoding ribonuclease PH, producing MRVDGREKNALRKIEVTPDYLMHPEGSVLIASGNTKVICSASVETKVPPFMRGEGRGWISAEYSMLPRATNTRNIRESSKGKVTGRTMEIQRLIGRALRAVVDLDALGERTIWLDCDVIQADGGTRTASITGAFIAMVMAIAKLDEQVPFTKFPVKDFLAATSVGVLEEGGTVLDLNYIEDSAAQVDMNIIMTGSGAFVELQGTGEEATFSETELAELIALGKKGISELIEIQKEILGDKITARIKGE from the coding sequence ATGAGAGTTGATGGAAGAGAAAAAAATGCACTACGAAAAATCGAAGTCACACCAGATTACTTAATGCATCCAGAAGGTTCTGTGTTAATCGCATCAGGAAATACAAAAGTTATTTGTTCAGCAAGTGTAGAAACAAAAGTGCCACCATTCATGCGCGGAGAAGGTCGTGGCTGGATTTCCGCAGAATACTCCATGTTACCACGAGCTACAAATACACGAAATATCCGAGAGTCTTCGAAAGGTAAAGTAACTGGGAGAACAATGGAAATTCAGCGCCTTATTGGACGTGCTTTACGTGCAGTAGTTGACTTAGATGCACTTGGCGAACGAACTATTTGGTTAGATTGTGATGTTATCCAAGCGGATGGGGGAACACGAACAGCTTCTATCACAGGTGCTTTCATCGCAATGGTCATGGCAATTGCTAAATTAGACGAACAAGTTCCATTTACTAAATTTCCAGTAAAAGATTTTCTTGCAGCAACAAGTGTTGGTGTTCTAGAAGAGGGCGGTACAGTGCTTGATCTTAACTACATAGAAGATAGTGCAGCACAAGTGGATATGAATATTATTATGACCGGGAGCGGCGCCTTTGTGGAACTACAAGGAACAGGCGAAGAAGCCACTTTTTCAGAAACTGAATTAGCTGAACTAATTGCTCTAGGTAAAAAAGGAATAAGTGAACTAATCGAAATCCAAAAAGAAATACTTGGCGACAAAATCACAGCGCGGATTAAAGGAGAATAA
- the uvrC gene encoding excinuclease ABC subunit UvrC — protein MSSEHIQNKLALLPDQPGCYLMKDRQGTIIYVGKAKVLKNRVRSYFSGTHDSKTQRLVQEIVDFEYIVTSSNVEALLLEINLIKKHDPRFNIRLKDDKTYPFIKITNERHPRLIITRQVKKDKGKYFGPYPNVYAANEVKRILDRLYPLRKCSTLPNKVCLYYHLGQCLAPCVFDVEASKYKEMQDEIVAFLNGGYKTVKNDLMKKMQVAAENMEFEKAGEFRDQINAIETTMEKQKMTMNDFVDRDVFGYAIDKGWMCVQVFFIRQGKLIERDVSQFPFYNDADEDFLTFIGQFYQKANHIPPKEIYLPDDVDSEAVQAVVPDTKIIVPQRGNKKELVKLAYKNAKIALNEKFMLLERNEERTVGAVERLGEAMGIPTPSRVEAFDNSNIHGTDPVSAMVTFLDGKPSKNDYRKYKIKTVEGPDDYATMREVIRRRYWRVLKERLPMPDLILIDGGKGQIDSAKDVLINELGLDIPVAGLAKDDKHRTSQLLFGDPLEIVPLERNSQEFYLLQRMQDEVHRFAITFHRQLRSKTGFQSILDGIPGVGPGRKKKLLKHFGSMKKLKEASVEEIKEAGVPMNVAEEVHKHITTFNEKAKNTEQK, from the coding sequence ATGTCTTCTGAACATATCCAAAATAAATTAGCGCTTCTGCCAGACCAACCTGGTTGCTATTTGATGAAAGATAGACAAGGAACCATTATTTACGTTGGGAAAGCAAAAGTGTTGAAAAATCGTGTACGTTCTTATTTTTCAGGGACACATGATAGTAAAACACAACGATTAGTTCAAGAAATTGTGGACTTTGAATATATTGTTACTTCATCCAATGTAGAAGCGTTACTACTAGAAATCAATTTAATCAAAAAACATGACCCGCGTTTTAATATACGTTTAAAAGATGATAAAACGTATCCATTTATAAAAATTACTAACGAACGACATCCGCGTTTGATTATTACCCGTCAAGTCAAGAAAGATAAAGGGAAATATTTCGGACCATATCCAAATGTCTATGCTGCAAATGAAGTGAAACGTATTTTAGATCGGCTATATCCGCTTCGAAAATGTAGCACGTTACCAAATAAAGTATGTTTATATTATCACCTCGGACAATGTCTTGCACCATGCGTATTTGACGTGGAGGCAAGTAAATATAAAGAAATGCAAGATGAAATTGTGGCATTCTTAAATGGCGGCTATAAAACCGTCAAAAATGACTTAATGAAAAAAATGCAAGTGGCCGCAGAAAATATGGAATTTGAAAAAGCAGGAGAATTTCGCGACCAAATTAACGCAATCGAAACAACGATGGAAAAACAAAAAATGACAATGAATGATTTTGTTGACCGTGATGTATTTGGTTATGCTATTGATAAAGGCTGGATGTGTGTCCAAGTATTCTTCATCCGTCAAGGAAAACTCATTGAGCGCGATGTTTCGCAGTTTCCATTTTACAATGATGCGGATGAAGATTTCCTCACATTTATTGGTCAGTTTTATCAAAAAGCAAATCATATTCCGCCAAAAGAAATCTATTTACCAGATGATGTTGATAGCGAAGCCGTTCAAGCGGTTGTTCCCGACACAAAAATCATCGTACCACAACGCGGAAACAAAAAAGAACTTGTAAAACTAGCTTATAAAAATGCCAAAATCGCCTTAAATGAAAAATTCATGTTACTAGAACGCAATGAAGAACGAACAGTCGGTGCGGTAGAACGGCTTGGTGAAGCAATGGGAATTCCAACACCATCACGCGTGGAAGCTTTTGACAACTCCAACATTCACGGTACAGACCCAGTTTCGGCCATGGTCACATTTCTTGATGGCAAACCAAGTAAAAATGATTACCGGAAATACAAAATCAAAACCGTGGAAGGTCCGGATGATTATGCTACGATGCGTGAAGTTATTCGAAGACGTTACTGGAGAGTGCTAAAAGAGAGACTACCAATGCCTGATTTGATACTAATTGATGGTGGTAAAGGCCAAATTGACAGCGCTAAAGACGTCCTTATAAATGAATTAGGCTTAGACATACCAGTAGCAGGACTTGCCAAAGACGACAAACACCGTACCAGTCAACTATTATTTGGTGATCCACTAGAAATAGTTCCACTTGAGAGAAACAGCCAAGAATTCTATTTACTGCAACGAATGCAAGATGAGGTCCATCGCTTTGCCATCACATTCCATCGCCAATTACGTAGCAAAACAGGTTTCCAATCCATTCTTGATGGCATTCCAGGCGTAGGTCCGGGACGTAAGAAAAAACTACTCAAACATTTTGGTTCCATGAAAAAATTAAAAGAAGCTTCTGTGGAAGAAATCAAAGAAGCTGGTGTTCCTATGAATGTTGCAGAAGAAGTGCATAAACACATTACCACTTTCAATGAAAAAGCCAAAAATACGGAACAAAAATAA
- the polX gene encoding DNA polymerase/3'-5' exonuclease PolX: MATNKKEIIRLLEEIATYMELKGENSFKISAFRKAAQAIELDSRSLSEIDVFTKISGIGKTTGEIIQRYLDSGECPELEELKKEVPAGLVPLLDVPGLGGKKLSRLYHELGVVDKETLLQEAENGHIEALKGFGKKSAEKMAEAVREMGERPDRYPLNDVLPIIQEVEAYLAEISSIETFAQAGSLRRLRETVKDLDYVIATEKPDEVQKALLAFPLITDVTGAGETKVSAVLENNITISVDFRLVEKKAFATTLHHFTGSKDHNIKMRQLAKQSNEKISEYGVEQEDGNVRHFQSEKTFFEHFNIPFLPPEVRRDGTEIERVTKDTKFLELSDIRGDLHMHTTWSDGAYAIPEMIEACIAKGYEYMVITDHGKFLRVANGLDEKRLLEQQAEIKKVAANYPEIDVYSGVEMDILADGSLDFEDETLKQLDFVIASIHSSFQQSEEEIMKRLKTACENPYVRLIAHPTGRIVVKRKPYHVNMKELIKLAKNTGTALELNANPQRLDLNREHLEMAHAAGVPIAINTDAHDTKHLDFMSIGVRAATKAWLDKSAILNTKSAKEFQQFIQNK, translated from the coding sequence ATGGCTACCAATAAAAAAGAAATTATTCGTTTACTTGAAGAAATTGCCACTTATATGGAACTAAAAGGAGAAAATAGCTTTAAAATATCTGCTTTCCGAAAAGCTGCACAAGCAATTGAATTAGATAGCAGAAGCCTTTCTGAAATAGATGTTTTTACGAAGATTAGCGGTATCGGAAAAACAACAGGCGAAATTATTCAACGCTATTTAGATAGCGGAGAATGTCCAGAACTCGAGGAACTAAAAAAGGAAGTACCTGCTGGCCTCGTTCCACTTTTAGATGTGCCAGGGCTTGGAGGGAAGAAACTATCACGCCTTTATCATGAACTTGGCGTGGTGGATAAAGAAACACTACTTCAAGAAGCAGAAAACGGTCATATCGAAGCATTAAAAGGTTTCGGTAAAAAGTCTGCGGAAAAAATGGCTGAAGCTGTCCGCGAAATGGGCGAACGACCTGATAGATATCCACTAAATGATGTGTTACCAATCATCCAAGAAGTAGAGGCTTACCTTGCTGAAATTTCTTCCATCGAAACGTTTGCACAGGCAGGTAGTTTACGTAGATTGCGGGAAACGGTCAAAGATTTAGATTACGTTATTGCCACAGAAAAACCAGACGAAGTGCAAAAAGCTTTACTTGCGTTTCCATTAATTACAGATGTTACTGGTGCAGGAGAAACAAAAGTATCTGCTGTATTAGAAAATAATATTACTATTTCAGTAGATTTTCGCTTAGTAGAAAAGAAAGCTTTTGCAACCACACTGCATCATTTTACTGGTTCCAAAGATCATAATATTAAAATGCGCCAGTTAGCTAAACAATCTAATGAAAAAATAAGCGAATATGGTGTGGAGCAGGAAGACGGTAATGTTCGTCATTTTCAGTCAGAAAAAACGTTTTTTGAGCATTTTAATATTCCATTTTTACCTCCTGAAGTCCGCCGAGATGGCACAGAAATTGAGCGCGTAACAAAAGATACTAAGTTCCTTGAGTTAAGCGATATTCGGGGTGACTTACACATGCATACAACTTGGTCAGATGGAGCATATGCGATTCCAGAAATGATTGAAGCATGTATCGCAAAAGGTTATGAATACATGGTAATTACTGATCATGGAAAATTTTTACGAGTAGCAAATGGACTCGACGAAAAAAGACTTTTAGAACAACAAGCTGAAATCAAAAAAGTAGCAGCAAACTATCCAGAAATTGATGTCTATTCTGGTGTGGAAATGGATATTTTAGCAGATGGTTCTCTTGATTTTGAGGATGAAACATTGAAACAATTGGATTTTGTTATTGCTTCTATTCATTCCAGTTTTCAACAATCAGAAGAAGAAATTATGAAACGATTAAAAACAGCATGTGAAAATCCATATGTGCGATTAATTGCTCATCCAACTGGTAGAATTGTCGTGAAAAGAAAACCATATCATGTTAATATGAAAGAACTAATTAAGTTAGCGAAAAATACAGGAACTGCTCTGGAATTAAATGCGAATCCTCAGCGCCTAGATTTAAACCGAGAGCATTTAGAAATGGCACATGCGGCCGGGGTTCCCATTGCGATTAATACAGATGCACATGACACAAAACATCTTGATTTCATGTCCATTGGTGTTCGCGCTGCAACGAAAGCTTGGTTAGATAAATCCGCAATCCTGAATACAAAATCAGCAAAAGAATTTCAACAATTTATACAGAATAAATAA
- a CDS encoding endonuclease MutS2 produces MEKKVEAILEFDKIKKQLTEFASSSLGEQAILELAPATNFQVVQKSQLETEEGAKIIRLRGSAPITGLTDVFAHLKRLEIGGDLNGLEIYQIGSNLRVSRQMKNFMTDLLEMGVELPLLGALSDELLVLKEVEEDIAISVDESGKILDTASEALSTIRRTLRRTEDRVREKLESYLRDRNASKMLSDAVITIRNDRYVIPVKQEYKGHYGGIVHDQSASGQTLFIEPQSVVDLNNERKALQAKEKQEIERILAEISASLAGWINEIHHNTFILGRYDFIFAKARFGKAMKAVTPHLSDAGIVHLIAARHPLLDAANVVANDIYLGEDFTTIVITGPNTGGKTITLKTLGLLTLMAQSGLQIPAQEDSTIAVFEHVFADIGDEQSIEQSLSTFSSHMTNIVSILEKVNHKSLILYDELGAGTDPQEGAALAIAILDASHEKGASVVATTHYPELKAYGYNRVHATNASVEFNVETLSPTYKLLIGVPGRSNAFDISRRLGLSENIITEARSLVDTESADLNDMISSLEEKRNLAETEYEEARELARGADALLKDLQKEITNYYQQKDKLMEQAREKAANIVTKAEVEAEEIIHELRTMQLNGAAGIKEHELIDAKTRLGKAKPKTINKTIPQAPKQKPHVFQVGDNVRVLSLGQKGTLLNKISDKEWNVQIGIIKMKIKTTDLEYIQPETPKKQRIITSVHSSDSPVKSELDLRGERYEDALQKVDKYLDEALLAGYPQVAIIHGKGTGALRTGVTEYLKNHRMVKSIRFGAAAEGGNGVTIVEFK; encoded by the coding sequence ATGGAAAAAAAAGTAGAAGCCATATTAGAATTTGATAAAATAAAAAAACAGCTTACCGAATTTGCTTCTTCTTCACTAGGGGAGCAAGCTATTTTGGAACTCGCTCCAGCTACAAATTTTCAAGTCGTACAAAAATCACAACTTGAAACCGAAGAAGGAGCCAAAATTATTCGTTTACGAGGAAGTGCGCCAATTACTGGTTTAACAGATGTTTTTGCCCATTTAAAGCGTCTGGAAATTGGTGGCGATTTAAACGGTCTGGAAATCTATCAAATTGGTAGCAACTTACGAGTAAGTCGCCAAATGAAAAATTTTATGACTGATTTACTAGAAATGGGTGTCGAATTACCATTACTCGGCGCGCTTTCTGATGAACTTTTGGTATTAAAAGAAGTAGAAGAAGATATTGCCATTTCTGTAGATGAAAGTGGGAAAATATTAGATACAGCAAGTGAGGCGCTAAGCACGATTCGCCGGACACTTCGCCGCACGGAAGATCGTGTCCGTGAAAAACTCGAATCTTATTTACGGGATCGAAATGCTTCCAAAATGTTAAGTGATGCTGTTATTACAATTCGAAATGATCGTTATGTCATTCCTGTTAAGCAAGAATATAAAGGGCATTATGGCGGGATTGTTCACGACCAGTCTGCTTCTGGACAAACCTTGTTCATTGAGCCGCAAAGTGTAGTTGATCTAAATAATGAACGAAAGGCTTTGCAAGCAAAAGAAAAGCAAGAAATCGAACGAATTCTTGCTGAAATATCAGCATCTTTAGCCGGATGGATTAACGAAATTCATCACAATACTTTTATTTTAGGTCGCTATGATTTTATTTTTGCAAAAGCACGTTTTGGTAAAGCAATGAAAGCAGTAACACCACATTTAAGTGATGCAGGTATTGTTCATTTAATAGCAGCAAGACATCCGCTCTTAGATGCAGCTAATGTAGTTGCCAACGATATTTATTTAGGTGAAGATTTTACTACAATTGTAATCACAGGACCAAATACTGGCGGTAAAACAATAACCTTAAAAACATTAGGACTATTAACATTGATGGCACAATCAGGTTTGCAAATTCCAGCGCAAGAAGATTCTACTATCGCTGTGTTTGAGCATGTATTTGCTGATATTGGAGACGAACAATCGATTGAACAAAGCTTGAGCACATTCTCCTCCCATATGACAAACATTGTTTCCATTTTAGAAAAAGTGAACCATAAGTCGCTTATTTTATATGATGAACTCGGGGCAGGAACAGATCCACAAGAAGGAGCAGCACTAGCAATTGCAATTCTTGATGCAAGTCATGAAAAAGGCGCAAGTGTTGTTGCAACAACCCATTATCCTGAACTAAAAGCATATGGCTATAACCGTGTTCATGCAACGAATGCTTCTGTGGAATTTAATGTGGAAACCCTTAGCCCAACGTATAAATTACTAATTGGTGTTCCCGGTCGAAGTAATGCTTTTGATATATCGCGCCGTCTCGGTTTAAGTGAAAACATTATTACAGAAGCAAGAAGCCTTGTAGATACCGAAAGTGCTGATTTAAATGACATGATTTCGAGCTTAGAAGAAAAACGAAATCTAGCAGAAACGGAATATGAAGAAGCACGGGAACTAGCTCGCGGGGCTGATGCTCTTTTAAAAGATTTACAAAAAGAAATAACGAATTACTATCAACAAAAAGATAAATTAATGGAACAAGCAAGGGAGAAAGCTGCAAACATTGTCACAAAAGCAGAAGTAGAAGCCGAAGAAATTATCCACGAATTGCGCACAATGCAATTAAACGGAGCAGCAGGGATCAAAGAACATGAGCTTATCGATGCAAAAACAAGACTAGGAAAAGCAAAACCGAAAACAATCAACAAAACCATTCCGCAAGCACCAAAACAAAAACCACATGTCTTCCAAGTTGGCGACAATGTTCGAGTTTTATCCCTAGGACAAAAAGGAACACTTTTAAACAAAATTAGTGATAAAGAGTGGAACGTTCAAATCGGTATTATCAAAATGAAAATCAAGACTACTGATTTAGAATACATTCAACCTGAAACACCCAAAAAACAACGCATCATCACATCTGTTCATAGTAGTGACTCACCAGTAAAAAGTGAACTCGATTTGCGCGGTGAACGTTATGAAGACGCTTTGCAAAAAGTGGATAAATACCTTGATGAAGCCTTGCTTGCAGGATATCCACAAGTAGCCATCATTCACGGTAAAGGAACTGGCGCACTGAGAACAGGTGTCACCGAGTATCTGAAAAATCATCGCATGGTTAAATCCATCCGTTTCGGAGCAGCGGCAGAAGGCGGAAACGGTGTGACGATTGTCGAGTTCAAGTAA
- the racE gene encoding glutamate racemase, which yields MKQAIGFIDSGVGGLTVVREVLKQLPHEQVYYLGDTARCPYGPRDKEEVAKFTWEMTNFLVDRGIKMLVIACNTATAAALYDIREKLDIPVIGVIQPGSRAALKATKNNKIGVLGTIGTVESMAYPTALKGLNRRVEVDSLACPKFVSVVESGEYKSAIAKKVVAESLLPLKSTKIDTVILGCTHYPLLKPIIENFMGDGVSVINSGEETASEVSALLDYHNLLDATDEEIEHRFFTTGSTQIFKDIAKDWLNMPDMIVEHIKLGK from the coding sequence GTGAAACAAGCTATTGGCTTTATTGATTCGGGAGTAGGCGGTTTGACAGTAGTGCGAGAAGTGCTAAAACAGCTACCCCATGAACAAGTATATTATTTAGGAGATACCGCACGTTGCCCTTATGGACCACGTGACAAAGAAGAAGTAGCTAAGTTTACTTGGGAAATGACTAATTTCTTAGTAGATCGCGGAATCAAAATGCTCGTTATTGCTTGTAATACCGCAACCGCAGCTGCACTATATGATATTCGTGAAAAATTGGATATTCCTGTGATTGGCGTTATTCAACCAGGTTCAAGAGCAGCACTAAAAGCAACTAAAAATAACAAAATCGGCGTTTTAGGAACGATTGGAACCGTCGAAAGCATGGCATATCCAACGGCATTAAAAGGATTAAATCGCCGGGTAGAAGTAGATTCGCTTGCTTGTCCAAAATTTGTATCTGTCGTAGAATCTGGTGAGTACAAAAGTGCTATTGCTAAAAAAGTAGTAGCTGAATCACTTTTACCACTTAAAAGCACCAAGATTGATACGGTAATTTTAGGTTGCACACATTACCCACTTTTAAAACCGATTATTGAGAATTTTATGGGCGATGGTGTGTCAGTCATTAACTCTGGGGAAGAAACGGCAAGTGAAGTAAGTGCCTTACTAGATTATCATAATTTACTAGATGCCACAGATGAAGAAATTGAACATCGTTTTTTCACAACAGGTTCCACACAAATTTTCAAAGATATTGCAAAAGACTGGTTAAATATGCCAGATATGATAGTAGAACATATAAAACTAGGAAAATAA
- a CDS encoding XTP/dITP diphosphatase — MSKIIIATANKGKAKEFEKIFAKFNIEVATLADFPEIGEIEETGTTFAENAALKAETVASLLNQTVIADDSGLIVDALDGAPGVYSARYAGVAHDDAKNNEKLLKNLEGVEPAKRTARFHCTLAVATPSEKTTFYTGEVEGIIAEQLCGTNGFGYDPLFFLPEYGLTMAEIPAEKKNEISHRANAIKQLEKDLTEVVEKVTKK; from the coding sequence ATGAGTAAAATTATTATTGCCACCGCAAATAAAGGAAAAGCAAAAGAATTCGAAAAAATCTTTGCTAAATTTAATATTGAAGTTGCGACACTTGCTGATTTCCCGGAAATAGGTGAAATTGAAGAAACAGGAACAACTTTTGCTGAAAATGCTGCTCTCAAGGCAGAAACAGTCGCTAGCTTGCTAAATCAAACCGTAATTGCTGATGATTCCGGATTAATCGTAGACGCGCTTGACGGAGCTCCTGGCGTCTATTCGGCACGCTATGCTGGTGTCGCCCACGATGATGCCAAAAATAATGAAAAACTACTTAAAAATTTAGAAGGTGTGGAACCGGCCAAAAGAACAGCGCGTTTCCATTGTACACTTGCTGTAGCTACACCGTCTGAAAAAACTACTTTTTATACTGGAGAAGTAGAGGGGATAATTGCAGAACAACTTTGTGGAACAAATGGATTTGGTTATGATCCACTATTTTTCTTACCTGAATACGGTTTAACAATGGCTGAAATCCCAGCTGAGAAAAAGAATGAAATTAGCCACCGTGCGAATGCCATTAAACAACTAGAAAAAGATTTAACAGAAGTAGTAGAAAAAGTTACTAAAAAGTGA
- a CDS encoding metallophosphoesterase has translation MKLLVVSDSHSERDCLIHLKEKYENTVDAMIHCGDSELEADDPAIQGFHTVRGNCDFGGGFPNDWVGEVDGYRILTTHGHLYNIKMTLMNLRYRARELNADFAFFGHSHELGVDMLDDTIILNPGSISLPRGRIRIKTYALIDSTPEGIQVRFMDRDDNELKDLTQIFPLTKHN, from the coding sequence ATGAAATTATTAGTAGTTAGCGACAGTCACTCAGAACGTGATTGTTTAATCCATCTTAAAGAAAAATACGAAAACACAGTCGACGCTATGATTCATTGTGGAGATTCTGAATTAGAAGCAGATGATCCAGCAATTCAAGGATTTCACACTGTCCGAGGTAATTGCGACTTTGGCGGAGGTTTTCCAAATGATTGGGTAGGAGAAGTGGATGGTTATCGTATTTTAACTACTCATGGTCACCTTTACAATATCAAGATGACACTGATGAACTTACGATATCGTGCTCGTGAATTAAATGCTGATTTCGCCTTCTTTGGTCATTCCCATGAATTAGGCGTAGATATGCTCGATGACACCATTATTTTAAATCCTGGCAGCATTTCCTTGCCAAGAGGTAGAATTCGCATCAAGACTTATGCATTAATCGATTCTACACCAGAAGGAATCCAAGTTCGTTTTATGGATCGTGACGACAACGAACTAAAAGATCTTACCCAAATTTTCCCATTAACCAAACATAACTAG
- a CDS encoding YslB family protein encodes MVIMVYESGVSDMTENEQNGHEEHILVPSFGLDLLRNYLIPEILGDEAPHIMYWAGKDLARKFPLETLDEVADFFEKASWGKFSILKEKKDELRLLLQGEMVEARFTSQENPTFKLEAGFVAEQLQAQKKLYTESYDEVDTRKKQVTIIVKWDRKETVDNEERY; translated from the coding sequence TTGGTTATAATGGTGTATGAAAGTGGGGTATCCGATATGACAGAAAATGAACAGAATGGACACGAGGAACATATACTCGTCCCAAGCTTTGGTTTAGATTTATTACGAAATTACTTAATTCCCGAAATACTTGGTGATGAGGCGCCTCACATTATGTACTGGGCTGGGAAAGATTTAGCACGTAAATTCCCACTGGAGACTCTTGATGAAGTAGCAGATTTCTTTGAAAAAGCTTCATGGGGAAAATTTAGTATTTTGAAGGAAAAGAAAGATGAATTGCGTTTGCTTTTGCAAGGTGAAATGGTGGAAGCGCGATTTACTTCTCAAGAAAATCCGACTTTTAAACTAGAAGCTGGTTTTGTAGCGGAACAATTACAAGCGCAGAAAAAACTCTATACTGAAAGTTATGATGAAGTAGACACACGCAAAAAGCAAGTAACTATTATTGTGAAATGGGACCGTAAAGAAACGGTTGATAACGAAGAGCGTTACTAA
- the trxA gene encoding thioredoxin, with protein MVKEITDATFEQETSEGLVLTDFWATWCGPCRMVAPVLEEIQEERGEALKIVKMDVDENPETPGSFGVMSIPTLLIKKDGEVVETIIGYHPKEELDEVINKYV; from the coding sequence ATGGTAAAAGAAATTACAGATGCAACATTTGAACAAGAAACTAGCGAAGGTTTAGTATTAACAGATTTCTGGGCAACATGGTGTGGTCCTTGCCGCATGGTGGCTCCAGTTTTAGAAGAAATACAAGAAGAACGTGGCGAAGCACTTAAAATCGTCAAAATGGACGTAGATGAAAACCCTGAAACACCAGGAAGCTTTGGTGTGATGAGTATTCCAACACTTCTTATCAAAAAAGACGGCGAAGTAGTAGAAACTATTATTGGTTACCATCCAAAAGAAGAACTGGATGAAGTCATCAACAAATACGTTTAA